Proteins co-encoded in one Candida albicans SC5314 chromosome 3, complete sequence genomic window:
- a CDS encoding uncharacterized protein (Ortholog(s) have mRNA binding activity, role in 3'-UTR-mediated mRNA destabilization, mitochondrion organization and cytoplasmic mRNA processing body, cytoplasmic stress granule, cytosol, perinuclear region of cytoplasm localization): MGTYIPNGKDECHPGTTTTTSTSTSTSTNYDNTNTNSNSNSNSNSNSNPDPNSLSTFTTTSPQHQQHIQESVTVTTPTSKVTINPHTTSSIASQQHQQEQELLSGYTVPNPPISTQQSTAIAADQESISGSELDNKPRTLWMGDLDPWLDENAIQDLWWSILQKKVVVKIIKPKNMKPDINFQGLTNSGYCFVEFESFEDAQHALSLNGQLLPDIAMPSQSNFPNNPDNQKKYFRLNWASGATLSAPIVQTPEYSLFVGDLSASTTEAHLLAFFQKNFPNSIKTVRVMTDPISGKSRCFGFVRFTEESERQRALIEMNGAWFAGRPLRVALATPRNVARRFNNRRFSPQHQQYQHQQQQQQQQHQHQHQHQHQEQQQHQEQQQHHHQSVFSSYGGGPNMHIGGGEYFDGDPNLSPLPQTGAPTVPPELMFMPPMGPNGQLGGSPVYGYYGQTSGSGGGGYGGPELEGFSLDILQSPNLVQPMLGQQQFQHQPQYQNQLQLQHQHQHQHLQQGQQFVDPNNTTVFVGGLSSDVSEPTLHTLFKPFGLIQQVKIPPGKNCGFVKYSNREEAEEAIAAMQGFVIGGNRVRLSWGRVSVSNKKYQQQQQQQVAQVAQLQVQAALSMGMDPASAIAAAAAAAAAAATASGGGGGSGGYPPNIPLQHRQVVPPPPTSSSSVVHPAPPPPPSTSMSAMNLPPPIHGMNMNMNMNIPILPHIPQYQNIPYQSHFVSDDGRESSGGGGSGHNGDSNQGITSSSFLSNNGGRNNGDNDQVEQDDLTQAMDKMNLNSEQDDGNDDGAEYGYMMNPGFGSYGVSSTQQQQQQQQRQQQQRQQSYQQLIHDDYDQEGDKTTTKDEQGSGSDDSTGKKTKDDDDEVKDNENENVKSTHDSE; this comes from the coding sequence ATGGGGACATATATACCAAATGGTAAGGATGAATGTCATCCTGGAACCACAACCACGACCTCCACCTCCAcctccacctccaccaATTATGAtaacacaaacacaaattcaaattcaaattcaaactcAAACTCAAACTCAAACCCAGACCCCAATTCTTTGTCTACATTTACAACCACGTCTcctcaacatcaacaacatatTCAAGAATCAGTAACTGTAACCACTCCTACATCTAAAGTAACAATCAATCCCCATACAACATCAAGTATTGCTagtcaacaacatcaacaagaacaagaattgCTTTCAGGGTATACAGTACCAAATCCACCCATTTCTACACAGCAATCAACGGCAATTGCAGCTGATCAAGAATCAATTTCGGGATCTGAATTGGATAATAAACCTCGTACTTTATGGATGGGAGATTTAGATCCTTGGCTTGATGAAAATGCTATACAAGATTTATGGTGGAGTATTTTACAGAAAAAAGTGGTGGTGAAAATCATTAAACCTAAAAATATGAAACCAGATATTAATTTCCAAGGTTTAACTAATTCtggttattgttttgttgaatttgaatcatttgaaGATGCTCAACATGCATTAAGTTTAAATGGACAATTATTACCTGATATTGCTATGCCTTCACAACTGAATTTCCCCAATAATCCtgataatcaaaaaaaatatttccGATTGAATTGGGCTAGTGGTGCCACTCTTTCAGCTCCTATAGTGCAAACCCCTGaatattctttatttgTTGGGGATTTATCGGCATCTACTACTGAAGCACATTTATTGGCATTTTTCCAAAAGAATTTCcccaattcaattaaaaccGTTCGAGTAATGACAGATCCTATATCGGGGAAATCTAGATGTTTTGGATTTGTTAGATTTACTGAAGAACTGGAAAGACAAAGAGCATTAATTGAAATGAATGGAGCGTGGTTTGCTGGGAGACCTTTAAGAGTTGCATTAGCTACGCCTAGAAATGTGGCTAGAAGGTTCAATAATCGTCGGTTTTCCCCGCAACACCAGCAATACCAAcaccagcaacaacaacaacaacaacaacatcaacatcaacatcaacatcaacatcaagaacaacaacaacatcaagaacaacaacaacatcatcatcaatcaGTATTTTCAAGTTATGGTGGAGGACCTAATATGCATATAGGAGGAGGAGAATATTTTGATGGTGATCCCAATTTATCACCTTTACCACAAACAGGTGCACCAACGGTACCTCCGGAATTAATGTTTATGCCACCCATGGGACCCAATGGTCAACTTGGAGGTAGTCCTGTTTATGGGTATTATGGGCAAACGTCTGGTAGTGGAGGAGGTGGTTATGGTGGTCCAGAATTGGAAGGGTTTAGTTTAGATATATTACAATCACCTAACCTAGTACAACCAATGTTaggacaacaacaatttcagCATCAACCACAATATCAGAATCAgcttcaacttcaacatcaacatcaacatcaacatcttcaacaaggacaacaatttgttgatcCTAATAATACTACTGTATTTGTTGGAGGGTTATCATCAGATGTTTCTGAACCAACTTTGCATACATTATTTAAACCATTTGGATTAATACAACAAGTTAAAATACCTCCAGGTAAAAATTGTGGATTTGTGAAATATTCCAATAGAGAAGAAGCAGAAGAAGCCATTGCGGCCATGCAAGGATTTGTTATTGGTGGTAATAGAGTTAGATTAAGTTGGGGGAGAGTATCTGTTagtaataaaaaatatcaacaacaacaacaacaacaagtagCTCAAGTAGCTCAATTACAAGTTCAAGCAGCATTATCTATGGGTATGGATCCTGCTAGTGCaattgctgctgctgcGGCCGCCGCCGCCGCCGCCGCTACTGCttctggtggtggtggtggtagtggtggaTATCCACCAAATATTCCACTTCAACATCGGCAAGTTGtcccaccaccaccaacatcatcatcatcagttGTACATCCTgctccaccaccaccaccatcaacaTCTATGAGTGCAATGaatttaccaccaccaattcATGGTATGAATATGAATATGAATATGAATATACCTATACTTCCTCATATTcctcaatatcaaaatattcCTTATCAGAGTCATTTTGTTTCTGATGATGGTAGAGAATCCtctggtggtggtggtagtggaCATAATGGAGATCTGAATCAAGGTATtacttcatcatcatttttatcaaacaaTGGTGGTCGTAATAATGGTGATAATGATCAAGTTGAACAAGATGATTTAACTCAAGCTATGGATaagatgaatttgaattctgAACAAGATGATGGGAATGACGATGGAGCAGAATATGGTTATATGATGAATCCAGGGTTTGGTTCATATGGAGTATCAAGtacacaacaacaacaacaacaacaacaacgtcaacaacaacaacgtcAACAACTgtatcaacaattaatacatgatgattatgatcAAGAAGGAGATAAGACTACGACTAAAGATGAACAAGGAAGTGGAAGTGATGATTCTACAGGAAAAAAGACcaaagatgatgatgatgaagttaaagataatgaaaatgaaaatgtaAAACTGACTCATGATTCGGAGTAA
- a CDS encoding uncharacterized protein (Protein of unknown function; Sef1, Sfu1, and Hap43 regulated; rat catheter and Spider biofilm induced), with amino-acid sequence MSLNTSTTRSNTTNTSKRNLQPSSPSPPPSHPHPHPHPQSVLDLINHYPELRLPSQHYPHTHTQQPPTSPPRMMTPDEFSFSFGSWHNIDIRVPESILSSDGEELDLDSNLPHNNNNNNNNNIGDALVLESEEEEEEEEEEEEPEEEEPEEEEPDEDKLIMPTMTMKSQYKPKITILSNNNANSFIIQCLEGIADIQYSNLDTALTKRDPHPHTMAKTATPTNTTTNTDMVLMVNDDIDDSNKEIERQIWDNDKLNNDHGYYSYSYHDPLGVIFIDNWSLLFGFSIGLGLGMGIAFGMVSMVEKLLPQTSSIIPDVSTSCPGGGGGGGGGDGGDFNKEMNYLTSISKKIVEYIKGGWVVVLKIFS; translated from the coding sequence ATGTCATTAAATACATCAACTACAAGATCTAATACTACAAATActtcaaaaagaaatcttCAACCTTCTTCTCCATCTCCTCCACCATCACATCCACATCCACATCCACATCCACAACTGGTACTTGatctaataaatcattatccTGAATTACGCCTTCCATCACAACATTAtccacacacacacacacaacaGCCACCTACTTCCCCACCACGTATGATGACCCCTGatgaattttctttttcttttggttcATGGcataatattgatataCGTGTTCCTGAAAGTATTTTATCTTCAGATGGTGAAGAATTAGATTTAGATAGTAATTTACctcacaacaacaacaataataataataataatattggtGATGCTTTAGTACTTGAatcagaagaagaagaagaagaagaagaagaagaagaagaaccagaggaagaagaaccagaggaagaagaaccAGATGAAGATAAACTTATTATGCCAACAATGACAATGAAATCACAatataaaccaaaaataacTATTctatctaataataatgctaattcatttattattcaatgtTTGGAAGGTATTGCTGATATACAATATTCTAATTTAGATACTGCTCTTACAAAAAGAGATCCTCATCCTCATACAATGGCCAAAACTGCTACACCCACTAATACCACAACTAATACAGATATGGTATTAATGGTgaatgatgatattgatgatagtaataaagaaattgagaGACAAATTTGGGATAACGACAAGTTGAATAATGATCATGGATATTATTCGTATTCTTATCATGACCCATTAGGGGtaatatttattgataattggaGTCTTTTATTTGGATTTTCAATTGGATTAGGTTTAGGTATGGGTATTGCCTTTGGTATGGTATCAatggttgaaaaattgttacCCCAAACATCCTCAATTATTCCAGATGTTAGTACTTCTTGtcctggtggtggtggtggtggcggtggtggtgaCGGTGGtgatttcaataaagaaatgaattatttgaCTAGTATtagtaaaaaaattgttgaatatattaAAGGAGGCTGGGTAgttgttttaaaaattttttcataa
- a CDS encoding uncharacterized protein (Ortholog(s) have enzyme activator activity): MSTNNSTQQQDELDQIKSKIQDNLISSGNYDIINKQLKLQLYESGWYDKVSQIASRELMDHQQEVNSSNSNSSNSNKKNELTFDQLFAFVKPKAEELVPNEVKQDILNRITKYLDDIIQ, from the coding sequence ATGTCAACCAATAACAGcactcaacaacaagatgaattagatcaaatcaaatcgaAAATTCAAGATAATTTAATCTCATCAGGAAATTAtgatataataaataaacaattaaaattacAATTATATGAAAGTGGATGGTATGATAAAGTATCACAAATTGCATCAAGAGAATTAATGGATCATCAACAAGAAGTCAATTctagtaatagtaatagtagtaatagtaataagAAGAATGAATTAacatttgatcaattatttgCTTTTGTTAAACCGAAAGCTGAAGAATTGGTGCCTAATGAAGTTAAAcaagatattttgaatCGAATAACTAAATATTTAGATGATATAATACAATAA
- the YSA1 gene encoding ADP-ribose diphosphatase (Predicted Nudix hydrolase family member with ADP-ribose pyrophosphatase activity; role in metabolism of O-acetyl-ADP-ribose to AMP and acetylated ribose 5'-phosphate; rat catheter biofilm repressed) codes for MFKQLFKPTTTTTTTTTLIKRFMSASTPIKNSPFKAKVTSIEPLTNGKWIQTKKINYDDPNGNSRVWEMAIRTTRSTTTNIDAVSIVSILHNHANDSKEIVLVKQFRPPTEQVVIELPAGLIDPNESIESTAIRELIEETGYYGTFKSQSIPIFSDPGLTNANMVLAYVDVDLNDPKNQSPQPKLEPGEFIITFTLPLNNLLHSLEEICEKENCTIDARLYHFAKGLELAQQL; via the coding sequence ATGTTTAAACAATTATTCAAacccacaacaacaacaacaacaacaacaaccttAATTAAACGTTTCATGTCGGCCTCTACACCAATTAAGAACTCACCATTTAAAGCTAAAGTAACGTCAATTGAACCTTTAACTAATGGGAAATGGattcaaaccaaaaaaatcaattatgaTGACCCTAATGGTAATTCTCGAGTATGGGAAATGGCCATTAGAACAACAAGATCAACTACAACTAATATAGATGCTGTATCAATTGTATCAATCTTACATAATCATGCAAACGATTCTAAAGAAATAGTGCTTGTTAAACAATTCCGTCCACCAACTGAACAAGTAGTCATTGAATTACCAGCAGGATTAATTGATCCTAATGAATCAATAGAATCTACAGCTATAAGagaattaattgaagaaacCGGTTATTATGGAACGTTCAAATCTCAATCAATTCCTATATTTAGTGATCCGGGATTAACTAATGCCAATATGGTATTAGCttatgttgatgttgatttaaatgatcCTAAAAATCAATCACCACAACCAAAATTAGAACCAGGTGAATTTATAATCACTTTTACTTTAcctttaaataatttattacattcattagaagaaatttgtgaaaaagaaaattgtaCTATAGATGCTAGATTGTATCATTTTGCTAAAGGTTTAGAACTTGCCCAACAATTGTAA
- the RRD1 gene encoding peptidylprolyl isomerase (Putative peptidyl-prolyl cis/trans-isomerase; caspofungin induced), translating into MNWKTPSKKIYDSADLKNFEKSIAFEKLQKTLQQIILSVENHKIPPGILNVDIVTRPGRIGSIPLPSLIEPTTTTTTRENKIGPSNGNVEILIELFQYLNKLIDETPPLKGPTRFGNFACRDWHDKIDIIPILKKFKFPQELSSSNNSSSKSNIDGFLLESSYYLLNSFGSKIRLDYGTGHELSFLAFIGSLIEFKILNHPTTTEEINGKEILIIFANYYDLVRRLILVYNLEPAGSHGVWGLDDHFHLIYILGASQFINDKLAPIVQRSLSSQVINSCKLTNFYINAIAFIFRLKTGPFNEHSPIIFDIHNKVFSWTKVRQGLIKMYMVEVFNKFPVLQHFWCGEVLYPWKDHQGNDLPVNEKEETELDKPPETTLNSTTTTTTTTKVSSSTSKIPFTPAPWANTTTTHAVPRNTRNTRNPRS; encoded by the coding sequence atgaattggaaaactCCATCGAAAAAGATTTATGACTCTGctgatttaaaaaattttgaaaaatcaattgcttttgaaaaattacaaaaaacattacaacaaattattttatCAGTGGAAAATCATAAAATCCCTCCAGGTATATTAAATGTTGATATAGTTACTCGACCAGGTCGAATAGGATCAATACCATTACCATCATTAATAGAAcctaccactaccactaccacaagagaaaacaaaattggCCCATCAAATGGGAATGTTGaaatattgattgaattattcCAATATCTTAATAAACTAATAGATGAAACTCCACCTTTAAAAGGACCAACTAGATTTGGGAATTTTGCTTGTAGAGATTGGcatgataaaattgatataattcCCATActtaaaaaattcaaattcccGCAAGAATtaagtagtagtaataatagtagCAGCAAATCTAATATTGATGGATTTTTATTAGAATCAAGTTATTATTTACTAAATTCATTTGGTTCAAAAATAAGATTAGATTATGGTACTGGACATGAATTATCATTTCTTGCCTTTATTGGATCATTAATagaatttaaaatattaaatcatcCCACTACAACAGAAGAAATCAATGGTAAAGAAATTCTTATTATATTTGCCAATTATTATGATCTTGTTAGAAGATTAATATTGGTATATAATTTAGAACCAGCAGGATCTCATGGAGTTTGGGGATTAGATGATCATTTCcatttaatatatatattggGAGCATCAcaattcattaatgataaattagcTCCAATAGTACAACGATCCCTTTCAAGTCAAGTGAttaattcttgtaaattgacgaatttttatattaatGCCATTGCATTTATTTTCCGATTGAAAACTGGTCCATTTAATGAACATTCCCCCattatatttgatattcATAATAAAGTATTTTCATGGACAAAAGTAAGACAAGGGTTAATAAAAATGTATATGGTTGAagtatttaataaattccCCGTATTACAACATTTTTGGTGTGGTGAAGTTTTATACCCTTGGAAAGATCATCAAGGGAATGATTTACCTGTCAATGAAAAAGAGGAAACGGAGTTAGATAAGCCGCCCGAAACTACTTTGAATTCcacaactacaactacaactacaacaaaaGTATCAAGTTCAACATCAAAAATACCATTTACTCCAGCTCCATGGGCAaatactactaccactCATGCAGTACCCCGTAATACCCGTAATACTCGTAATCCCCGGAGCTAA
- the FESUR1 gene encoding Fesur1p (Putative ubiquinone reductase; transcriptionally induced by interaction with macrophage; alkaline downregulated; repressed by nitric oxide; clade-associated gene expression; Hap43p-repressed gene), with protein MYSLSKRTLFQQLNKRISSTTTSSTIIPLSSLSSSSHISTRRYVSTKELTPQTLPTDFPLMSEKKATNAADYVLTSLDMIANWARKSSFWPVTFGLACCAVEMMHVSAPRYDQDRLGIIFRASPRQSDIMIVAGTLTNKMAPALRQVYDQMPDPKWVISMGSCANGGGYYHYSYSVVRGCDRVIPVDIYVPGCPPTAEALMYGVFQLQKKMMKTRITRLWYRS; from the coding sequence ATGTATTCATTATCCAAAAGAACATTgtttcaacaattaaacaaaagaatTTCATCCACTACCACATCTTCTACTATTAtaccattatcatcattatcatcatctagTCATATATCTACACGTCGTTATGTATCTACTAAAGAATTAACACCACAAACTTTACCTACTGATTTCCCTTTAATGTCAGAGAAAAAGGCCACTAATGCTGCTGATTATGTATTAACTTCATTAGATATGATTGCTAATTGGGCGAGAAAATCCTCATTTTGGCCCGTTACTTTTGGTTTAGCTTGTTGTGCTGTTGAAATGATGCATGTATCAGCACCAAGATATGATCAAGATAGATTAGGGATTATTTTTAGAGCTTCACCACGTCAATCAGATATTATGATTGTTGCTGGGACTTTAACTAATAAAATGGCACCAGCTTTAAGACAAGTTTATGATCAAATGCCCGATCCAAAATGGGTTATATCTATGGGATCATGTGCTAATGGTGGAGggtattatcattattctTATTCTGTCGTTAGAGGTTGTGATAGAGTTATCCCCGTTGATATATATGTTCCTGGTTGTCCTCCAACTGCTGAAGCTTTGATGTATGGTGTTTTccaattacaaaaaaaaatgatgaaaactAGAATCACCAGATTATGGTACAGAAGTTAA
- the HHT1 gene encoding Hht1p (Putative histone H3; reduced mRNA abundance in fkh2 mutant; farnesol regulated; Spider biofilm induced; rat catheter biofilm repressed) yields the protein MARTKQTARKSTGGKAPRKQLASKAARKSAPVSGGVKKPHRYKPGTVALREIRRFQKSTELLIRKLPFQRLVREIAQDFKSDLRFQSSAIGALQEAVEAYLVGLFEDTNLCAIHAKRVTIQKKDMQLARRLRGERS from the coding sequence atgGCAAGAACAAAACAAACAGCAAGAAAATCTACTGGTGGTAAAGCACCAAGAAAACAATTAGCTTCTAAAGCAGCCAGAAAATCCGCCCCAGTTTCCGGTGGTGTCAAAAAACCTCATAGATATAAGCCAGGTACCGTTGCCTTGAGAGAAATTCGtagatttcaaaaatcaacagaattattaattagAAAATTACCATTTCAAAGATTAGTTCGAGAAATTGCTCAAGATTTTAAATCAGATTTAAGATTTCAATCTTCTGCTATTGGTGCTTTACAAGAAGCTGTTGAAGCTTATTTAGTGGGATTATTTGAAGATACTAATTTATGTGCTATTCATGCTAAAAGAGTTACTattcaaaagaaagataTGCAATTAGCTAGAAGATTAAGAGGTGAAAGATCTTAA